One region of Exiguobacterium acetylicum genomic DNA includes:
- a CDS encoding YjzD family protein has translation MRFLVTFFWSFLLVNTAVFIVSAVDAVTYSFGFATAMSVVTSLVVFALDAVNEDLGLGQGTKAE, from the coding sequence ATGCGTTTTCTCGTTACATTCTTTTGGTCATTCTTACTCGTGAACACGGCTGTGTTCATCGTATCGGCAGTTGATGCAGTAACGTATAGCTTCGGATTCGCGACAGCTATGTCTGTCGTCACTTCACTTGTCGTCTTCGCACTCGATGCTGTCAATGAAGATTTAGGTCTTGGTCAAGGGACTAAGGCAGAATAA
- the iadA gene encoding beta-aspartyl-peptidase, producing MIVIEQVLWQEMPQNVYIAGNQIIGIGSYTIDEALITHRIDGRNKRLVPGFIDGHLHPIGGGGEGGFATRTAPLTVRDIFEGGVTTVVGLLGTDGWTRTGIDLLAHIRGYAASGIRPFLLSGSYMVPPVFLTQSTGHDIVLINEVIGIGEIAINDHRSTQPTAHELARLASEARIAGMVKGVSGTMNVHIGDGKQGLDLLHEVIDTTDLPIQQFLPTHINRSERIFEAGLAWAKRGGRIDFTTCTTESFIAEGEIPAGQAVVRALAVGIPPEQITMSSDAGASLPAFDEAGRLVRIDTGKPSSLMQAVRDAVEQGVAFDQAIATITRHVADAYGIPGGRIAVGERADLLLIDDALQIDTILANGHAIMVQKKWLIPE from the coding sequence ATGATCGTCATCGAACAGGTTCTGTGGCAAGAGATGCCGCAAAATGTCTACATCGCAGGGAATCAGATCATCGGAATCGGTTCCTACACCATAGATGAAGCACTCATTACGCACCGGATTGATGGTCGCAACAAACGGCTAGTCCCCGGATTCATCGACGGACACTTACATCCGATCGGTGGAGGAGGAGAAGGCGGATTTGCCACGCGAACGGCTCCGTTGACTGTTCGCGACATATTCGAAGGCGGTGTCACGACGGTCGTCGGATTACTCGGAACGGACGGCTGGACGCGAACAGGAATTGACCTACTGGCACACATACGGGGATATGCTGCATCTGGTATCCGTCCCTTTCTATTAAGCGGAAGTTATATGGTTCCGCCGGTCTTCCTGACGCAATCGACAGGACATGATATCGTCCTCATCAATGAAGTGATCGGTATCGGAGAGATTGCCATCAACGATCACCGATCGACACAACCGACGGCTCATGAACTCGCGCGATTAGCGTCAGAAGCCCGAATTGCCGGCATGGTCAAAGGTGTGTCGGGAACGATGAACGTCCATATCGGAGACGGGAAACAAGGGCTCGATCTATTACATGAAGTGATCGACACGACCGATCTACCGATTCAACAATTCCTTCCGACACATATCAATCGGAGTGAACGGATTTTTGAGGCAGGACTCGCCTGGGCGAAACGGGGAGGACGGATCGATTTTACGACGTGTACGACGGAAAGCTTCATTGCGGAAGGCGAGATTCCAGCAGGACAGGCTGTTGTTCGTGCTTTAGCAGTGGGAATTCCACCCGAACAGATCACGATGTCGAGCGACGCTGGCGCAAGTCTTCCGGCATTTGATGAGGCAGGTCGATTAGTGCGAATTGATACAGGAAAACCCTCTTCCTTGATGCAAGCCGTACGCGATGCAGTGGAGCAGGGTGTTGCTTTTGATCAGGCAATCGCGACGATCACGCGACATGTCGCGGATGCATATGGTATACCGGGCGGACGAATCGCGGTTGGAGAACGAGCGGATCTGTTACTGATTGATGACGCTTTGCAAATCGATACGATTCTTGCGAATGGTCATGCTATAATGGTTCAGAAAAAATGGCTAATACCAGAATGA
- a CDS encoding thioredoxin family protein: protein MSKKSKRKNTKKPQSKANWITAGVIALIVLVGGLLLVFTDREDSASKNGNLTATQVADKVKSGDEFYTYFYQTGCSHCEKVKPYLVPLGEKQDIPFEQIDLAVEQSAWDTFGIEGTPTVVHFKDGKEVGRVAGEQTEDSYKEFFAGKDVKDSKEESSGDLND from the coding sequence GTGTCAAAGAAGTCGAAACGTAAAAACACGAAAAAACCGCAATCCAAGGCGAATTGGATTACAGCGGGAGTCATCGCCTTGATCGTATTGGTGGGAGGATTACTTCTTGTCTTCACGGATCGAGAAGATTCTGCATCGAAGAATGGCAATCTAACGGCTACACAAGTCGCAGATAAAGTAAAATCCGGTGATGAATTCTATACGTATTTCTATCAAACGGGTTGTTCCCACTGTGAAAAAGTAAAACCATATCTTGTTCCGCTTGGTGAAAAACAAGACATTCCGTTCGAACAGATCGATCTTGCTGTCGAGCAGTCGGCTTGGGATACGTTTGGCATCGAGGGTACACCAACTGTCGTTCACTTTAAAGACGGTAAAGAAGTCGGACGCGTAGCAGGTGAACAAACAGAAGACAGCTATAAAGAGTTCTTCGCTGGAAAAGACGTAAAGGACTCAAAAGAAGAATCATCTGGTGATCTCAATGATTAA
- a CDS encoding phosphatidylserine decarboxylase, translating into MIKRWFYSRVFELNGHPLVAKQLKRFAMSRISRPFIRPFVQAYDLNMTEATQNLEAYSSLHDVFIRHVKPEMRPIDQAEGAFVSPCDGVLSVVDDLTADSRFTVKGQSYTVSELLGSHHEAQQYVGGRVMIFYLSPQNYHRVHVPMDGTVRTSYTLGRDSAPVNEIGLTHALRPLTRNYRRVTRIVQGKHALEHVMVGALNVNSIVRTNESKELRRGDEFGYFSFGSTVVLICPKDALTLDSQAIGPVLMGQRLGQWHS; encoded by the coding sequence ATGATTAAAAGATGGTTTTACTCTCGCGTGTTCGAATTAAATGGACACCCGCTTGTTGCCAAACAACTGAAACGTTTTGCGATGAGCCGTATCAGTCGTCCGTTCATCCGTCCGTTCGTTCAGGCATACGATTTAAATATGACAGAAGCGACTCAGAATTTAGAAGCGTATTCGAGTTTACATGACGTTTTCATTCGTCATGTCAAACCGGAAATGCGACCGATCGATCAAGCAGAAGGTGCATTCGTCAGTCCGTGTGACGGTGTATTGTCTGTCGTTGACGATTTGACGGCTGATAGTCGCTTTACTGTCAAAGGACAGTCGTATACGGTATCCGAGTTACTTGGTTCCCATCACGAGGCACAGCAATATGTTGGTGGACGTGTGATGATCTTTTACTTAAGTCCGCAAAACTATCATCGTGTTCATGTGCCGATGGATGGAACAGTCCGGACGAGTTATACGCTCGGTCGCGATTCAGCACCGGTAAATGAGATTGGTCTCACACATGCGCTTCGTCCATTGACGCGGAACTACCGTCGCGTGACGCGCATCGTCCAAGGGAAACATGCACTTGAACATGTCATGGTCGGTGCACTCAACGTCAACTCGATCGTTCGGACGAACGAGTCAAAGGAGCTTCGTCGCGGGGATGAGTTCGGATACTTCTCATTCGGTTCAACGGTCGTCTTAATCTGTCCGAAAGATGCATTGACGTTAGACAGTCAAGCGATCGGACCAGTTTTAATGGGGCAGCGTCTCGGACAATGGCATTCATGA
- a CDS encoding ArsB/NhaD family transporter, producing the protein MPALALAEIGSTQVQTYIALIIFLVTYGFIISEKVSRAIVALLGALAMVIIGIVDLETALFEYIEWGTIVLLIGMMILVTIANQSGLFEYIAIRAAKTTKGDPIKVLILLSALTALGSAFLDNVTTVLLIVPITFSITKILKIAPFPFLLAEVLFANIGGTATLIGDPPNIMIGAANPHLTFNAFLMNLAPIILIITIVTIGILYFIFRKQLHVEAEDRQKLMEIDEKSYIVSRKLVTRSSIVLVSTIALFVLHPLLDRIGLHLEAPAIAILGATILMLLTIENDHQLEGIFARVEWTTIFFFAGLFVLVGGIQEAGIIRYLAEKTIDLTGGDIQTTATAVLWLSGIASATIDNIPFVATMIPLINDVAAGIGLSPADAKVDVLWWSLALGACLGGNGTLIGASANVIVAGLATRQGEKFTYMRFLIYGAPITIVTLILSQLYLWIRYY; encoded by the coding sequence ATGCCGGCACTGGCATTAGCAGAAATCGGAAGTACACAGGTCCAGACGTATATCGCACTCATCATTTTTTTAGTGACCTATGGCTTCATCATCAGTGAAAAAGTAAGTCGGGCGATCGTCGCCTTGCTTGGAGCGCTCGCGATGGTCATCATCGGTATCGTGGACCTTGAGACCGCATTGTTTGAATACATTGAATGGGGAACGATCGTCTTATTGATCGGCATGATGATTCTCGTCACGATTGCCAACCAATCTGGCTTGTTCGAATACATCGCAATCCGCGCTGCGAAGACGACGAAAGGTGATCCGATCAAGGTACTGATTTTACTGTCCGCATTGACGGCACTTGGATCGGCATTCCTTGATAACGTCACGACGGTCTTATTGATCGTTCCGATCACGTTCTCGATTACGAAGATACTGAAAATCGCGCCGTTTCCGTTCTTGCTCGCAGAAGTCCTATTTGCGAATATCGGTGGGACGGCGACGTTGATCGGGGATCCACCGAACATCATGATTGGTGCTGCGAATCCACACTTGACGTTTAATGCCTTTTTAATGAATCTCGCACCGATCATCCTGATCATTACGATCGTCACGATCGGCATCCTGTATTTCATCTTCCGGAAGCAATTGCATGTCGAAGCAGAAGATCGACAAAAATTGATGGAAATCGATGAGAAGAGTTATATCGTTAGTCGAAAATTGGTCACGCGAAGTAGTATCGTGCTCGTCAGTACGATTGCGTTGTTCGTATTGCATCCGCTGCTTGATCGCATCGGGCTCCATCTCGAAGCACCAGCGATCGCGATTCTTGGAGCGACGATCCTGATGTTGCTGACGATTGAAAACGATCATCAGCTAGAAGGAATCTTTGCTCGTGTTGAATGGACGACGATCTTCTTCTTCGCCGGACTATTCGTGCTCGTCGGCGGGATTCAAGAAGCAGGTATCATTCGCTACCTTGCTGAAAAGACGATTGATCTGACAGGCGGTGACATTCAGACGACAGCGACTGCTGTTCTTTGGTTGTCTGGTATCGCCAGTGCGACGATCGATAATATCCCGTTCGTTGCGACGATGATTCCACTCATCAATGATGTAGCTGCTGGAATTGGATTATCACCAGCAGATGCGAAAGTGGACGTATTATGGTGGTCCCTCGCACTCGGTGCCTGTCTCGGTGGTAACGGAACATTGATCGGTGCATCGGCGAACGTCATTGTCGCGGGTCTCGCGACACGACAAGGTGAAAAATTCACCTATATGCGCTTTTTGATTTACGGAGCACCGATCACGATTGTGACGTTGATTCTATCCCAACTCTATTTGTGGATTCGGTATTACTAA
- a CDS encoding YqeG family HAD IIIA-type phosphatase: MFKRLYPKHFVASIYDIDLEMLKRNGVKAILTDLDNTLVAWNIADAPDELVAWLDMVNNQYGFDVIIVSNNNGDRVKKFADPLGLHYIAPARKPLPIGFKRALTEFGYHAKEVVFLGDQLFTDVLGANSVGIEVIHVQPVVKTDGVVTKFNRLMERVIFRRMKRKGIYKLTQRVKEDPSALEHPIETLRQDKQQ, encoded by the coding sequence TTGTTCAAACGACTTTATCCGAAACATTTCGTGGCTTCGATCTACGATATCGACCTTGAAATGCTCAAACGAAACGGTGTCAAAGCGATTTTGACCGATCTTGATAATACGCTCGTCGCATGGAATATCGCAGATGCTCCAGACGAATTGGTTGCTTGGCTGGATATGGTGAATAATCAATATGGTTTCGACGTCATCATCGTATCGAACAATAACGGAGACCGCGTCAAGAAGTTTGCGGATCCACTCGGATTGCATTATATTGCGCCTGCTCGAAAACCGCTTCCTATCGGGTTTAAACGGGCATTGACGGAATTCGGTTATCACGCGAAGGAAGTTGTCTTCTTAGGAGACCAACTCTTCACGGATGTACTCGGTGCAAACTCCGTTGGAATCGAAGTCATCCACGTTCAACCTGTCGTTAAGACGGACGGTGTCGTCACGAAATTCAATCGCCTGATGGAACGTGTCATTTTCCGCCGGATGAAACGCAAAGGAATCTATAAATTGACACAACGCGTCAAGGAAGATCCTTCTGCACTGGAGCATCCGATCGAAACACTTCGTCAGGATAAGCAACAATAA
- the yqeH gene encoding ribosome biogenesis GTPase YqeH, which produces MIEEIHCAGCGVAIQTEDTKAPGYAPKSALDREMVICQRCFKLKHYNQIQDVSLSDDDFVKILDGIGQKDALVVKIVDIFDFNGSWLPGLHRFVGKNDVLLVGNKADLLPKSLNPNRLMNWMRQASKELGLRPVDVHLISAKKGHGVDELAEKIDYYRKGRDVYVVGCTNVGKSTLINQVIKRFGEEDEAVITVSHFPGTTLDLIDIPLDDNCNLYDTPGIINHHQMAHYVDAKDLKLITPKKEIKPQVFQIHPQQTLFFGGLARLDYMEGNKRSFVIYMSNELKVHRTKLEKADDLYANHNGELLSPPNEKTREMLPPLVRHEFSLRDNMKTDIVFSGLGWVAVHGKGGRVAAYAPKGVAVSLREALV; this is translated from the coding sequence ATGATCGAAGAAATCCACTGCGCTGGCTGTGGTGTCGCCATTCAAACGGAAGACACAAAAGCACCAGGATACGCACCTAAATCTGCACTTGATCGTGAAATGGTCATTTGCCAACGTTGCTTTAAATTAAAGCACTACAATCAAATTCAAGATGTATCGTTATCGGACGATGATTTCGTTAAAATCTTAGACGGAATCGGTCAAAAAGATGCACTTGTCGTTAAAATCGTTGATATCTTCGATTTTAATGGAAGTTGGTTACCGGGATTACATCGGTTTGTCGGTAAAAACGATGTCTTACTCGTCGGGAACAAAGCCGATTTATTACCGAAGTCACTCAACCCGAACCGCCTCATGAACTGGATGCGTCAAGCATCGAAAGAGCTTGGATTACGTCCAGTTGACGTTCATCTGATCAGTGCGAAAAAGGGGCACGGAGTTGATGAACTCGCTGAAAAAATCGATTATTATCGAAAAGGTCGCGACGTCTATGTCGTTGGTTGTACGAACGTCGGTAAATCGACACTGATCAACCAAGTCATCAAACGCTTCGGTGAAGAAGATGAAGCCGTCATCACGGTCAGTCACTTCCCAGGAACGACACTCGACTTGATCGACATTCCACTCGACGATAACTGTAACTTGTATGATACACCAGGGATCATCAATCATCATCAGATGGCTCACTATGTTGATGCAAAGGACTTGAAGCTGATCACACCGAAAAAAGAGATCAAGCCACAAGTCTTCCAAATCCATCCGCAACAGACACTCTTCTTCGGAGGTCTTGCACGATTGGACTATATGGAAGGGAACAAGCGTTCATTCGTCATCTATATGTCGAACGAATTGAAAGTTCACCGGACGAAGCTTGAAAAGGCAGACGATTTATATGCGAACCACAACGGTGAGCTATTGTCTCCGCCAAACGAAAAGACGCGTGAGATGCTACCGCCGCTTGTCCGTCATGAATTCAGCCTCCGTGACAACATGAAGACGGATATCGTCTTCAGTGGACTCGGGTGGGTTGCGGTTCACGGAAAAGGTGGACGTGTCGCTGCTTACGCCCCGAAAGGTGTCGCTGTATCCTTACGTGAGGCGCTCGTCTGA
- the aroE gene encoding shikimate dehydrogenase → MRFAVIGHPIAHSLSPELHTAWLEAAGLFGCYDLIDVTEQQLPQIITKLRTHQLDGINVTIPHKTAIIPYLDRLEPAAQKAGAVNTVYRQDGQLIGANTDGIGFVRALTERRPSFQKTLVLGAGGAARGIIAALPGDVTITNRTEERSKAVADEFGATVLPWQETFDLTSYDVIINTTSVGMAPHIEARPIELTETHALICDIIYRPTPTRLLREATEKGLDTLDGVPMFVLQAAEAFERFTGQAPDLALGEQVIRKQLEEF, encoded by the coding sequence ATGCGCTTTGCCGTCATCGGTCATCCGATTGCCCATTCACTTTCACCTGAGCTGCATACAGCTTGGCTGGAAGCGGCTGGGCTTTTCGGCTGTTATGACCTCATCGATGTAACGGAGCAGCAATTGCCGCAAATCATTACGAAATTACGTACACATCAGCTAGACGGAATCAATGTGACGATTCCGCATAAAACAGCAATCATTCCGTATCTGGATCGTCTAGAGCCGGCAGCTCAAAAAGCAGGCGCCGTGAATACGGTATATCGGCAGGATGGGCAGTTGATTGGTGCGAATACAGATGGAATCGGATTCGTCCGCGCGTTGACAGAACGTCGTCCGTCATTTCAAAAGACGCTCGTTCTTGGTGCGGGCGGTGCGGCGCGAGGCATCATTGCTGCGTTGCCCGGAGATGTGACGATCACGAATCGTACAGAAGAACGCTCTAAGGCAGTTGCCGATGAATTCGGAGCAACCGTTCTACCATGGCAAGAAACATTTGATTTAACGAGTTACGACGTCATCATCAATACGACTTCTGTCGGGATGGCGCCACATATCGAGGCACGTCCGATCGAATTGACGGAGACGCACGCCTTGATTTGTGATATTATTTATCGACCGACGCCGACCCGTCTATTACGTGAAGCGACCGAAAAAGGTCTCGACACTCTTGACGGCGTCCCGATGTTCGTCTTACAAGCGGCTGAAGCATTTGAACGCTTCACCGGACAAGCACCTGACCTTGCACTTGGCGAGCAGGTGATACGAAAGCAATTGGAGGAATTTTAA
- the yhbY gene encoding ribosome assembly RNA-binding protein YhbY yields the protein MLTGKQKRFLRATAHDLNPIFQVGKNGVGEAMCADLMDALEKRELLKVQVLQNCADAPKDVAQELVAGTNAELVQVIGKVIVLYKESKENKTLELPR from the coding sequence ATGTTAACAGGTAAACAAAAACGTTTTTTACGCGCGACAGCTCACGATTTAAACCCGATTTTCCAAGTCGGTAAAAATGGAGTCGGCGAAGCGATGTGCGCTGATTTGATGGATGCGCTCGAAAAACGGGAACTCTTGAAAGTACAAGTATTGCAAAATTGTGCGGACGCGCCGAAGGATGTCGCACAAGAACTCGTCGCAGGAACGAATGCTGAACTCGTTCAAGTCATCGGAAAAGTCATCGTTCTCTATAAAGAATCAAAAGAGAACAAGACGCTCGAATTGCCACGATGA
- the nadD gene encoding nicotinate-nucleotide adenylyltransferase yields MKIGLMGGTFDPPHIGHLLIAEQAQEQLELDAVWFVPANVPPHKQRTVTDATKRLRLVEEAIALNPTFSVSAIEFEREEPSYTYDTIRALKHRYPEHEFLFLIGADSLVSLDTWYQAERLYEEVVFGAVARPGSRYLIPRGARVKAVDMPLLEISSTDIRQRVARGRSIRYLVPEAVRQRIEEWNLYAP; encoded by the coding sequence ATGAAAATCGGACTGATGGGCGGAACGTTCGATCCTCCGCATATCGGTCATCTCCTGATTGCCGAACAAGCGCAGGAACAACTCGAACTCGATGCGGTCTGGTTCGTACCAGCGAATGTGCCACCGCATAAACAACGTACAGTCACAGACGCAACCAAGCGTTTACGCCTTGTAGAAGAAGCAATTGCATTGAATCCGACCTTTTCCGTCTCAGCAATCGAGTTTGAGCGCGAAGAGCCTTCCTATACGTATGATACGATTCGTGCACTCAAGCACCGGTACCCGGAGCATGAATTTCTGTTTCTCATTGGAGCAGATTCACTCGTGAGTCTCGATACGTGGTATCAAGCCGAACGGTTATACGAGGAAGTCGTCTTTGGTGCCGTCGCTCGACCGGGCAGTCGGTATCTGATTCCACGTGGTGCCCGTGTGAAAGCGGTCGATATGCCATTGCTAGAAATTTCTTCGACGGATATCCGGCAACGGGTCGCGCGCGGACGGAGCATTCGCTACCTTGTACCGGAAGCCGTTCGACAACGGATTGAGGAGTGGAATCTATATGCGCCTTGA
- the yqeK gene encoding bis(5'-nucleosyl)-tetraphosphatase (symmetrical) YqeK yields MRLEEARQIIERTLPERRYVHTLGVVETARHLALKYGVDEEEATLAAMLHDYAKYRDTNEMRSIAVELNQRVLLDYDDELLHAPVGAELVRRELGLDSEVIYQAIANHTTGAPGMPLLDQIIFVADAIEPNRSYPGVEALREVAEQDLTDAVIATLSQTIHFLCKKQAIIFPRTIETYNAFVAAKRKGTVL; encoded by the coding sequence ATGCGCCTTGAAGAAGCACGACAAATCATTGAGCGTACGTTGCCTGAGCGACGCTATGTGCACACATTAGGTGTCGTCGAGACAGCACGACACTTGGCTCTTAAATATGGTGTTGACGAAGAAGAAGCAACGCTTGCTGCTATGCTTCATGATTATGCGAAATACCGCGATACGAATGAGATGCGTTCGATTGCCGTTGAATTGAATCAACGTGTTTTACTCGATTATGATGACGAACTGCTTCATGCGCCAGTGGGTGCGGAGCTTGTCCGTCGAGAACTTGGTCTTGATTCAGAAGTGATTTATCAGGCCATCGCAAATCACACGACGGGGGCACCCGGTATGCCGTTGCTCGATCAAATCATCTTCGTCGCGGATGCGATTGAACCAAATCGCAGTTATCCAGGTGTCGAAGCGCTTCGTGAAGTAGCGGAGCAGGATTTAACGGACGCCGTCATCGCGACACTCAGTCAGACGATTCATTTTTTATGTAAAAAACAAGCCATCATCTTTCCGCGTACGATTGAGACGTATAATGCCTTCGTCGCGGCCAAACGAAAGGGGACCGTCCTATGA
- the rsfS gene encoding ribosome silencing factor, which translates to MTVEQELQLIVNAIDDKRAEDIVVLNMSSISPVADYFVICEGNSEKQVQAIARELKEVAHEHNLPIKRLEGFDAARWVLADLENVVVHVFHRDDRDYYNLEKLWADAPKVEVEVN; encoded by the coding sequence ATGACAGTCGAACAAGAATTACAATTAATCGTAAATGCCATCGACGATAAACGCGCTGAAGATATCGTCGTCCTGAATATGTCGAGCATCTCACCAGTTGCCGACTACTTCGTCATCTGTGAAGGGAATTCAGAAAAACAAGTACAGGCAATCGCACGTGAACTCAAAGAAGTCGCGCACGAACATAACCTGCCGATCAAACGTCTCGAAGGATTCGATGCGGCACGTTGGGTGTTAGCGGATCTTGAAAACGTCGTCGTTCACGTCTTCCACCGTGACGATCGTGATTACTATAATCTCGAAAAACTCTGGGCAGATGCTCCAAAGGTTGAAGTCGAGGTCAACTAA
- a CDS encoding class I SAM-dependent DNA methyltransferase, translated as MAYEQFAYIYDELMQDVPYDQWVDWVKAYVPTGSTIADIGCGTGTATLALAAHYEMLGIDLSEEMLEVAQEKAMEEGLRIQFWAQDMREIELPTPVDAVTILCDSLNYLRTEEDVKQTFTHVAAILKEGGRLLFDTHSPYKMETLFNGKTYATHAEQSSYIWFADPGEAPLSVVHELTFFIEEEDGRYERVDETHHQRTYPPAQYVTWLRDAGFRVLAVTGDFGPDAPSETAERIFFVAEKM; from the coding sequence ATGGCATACGAACAGTTCGCCTACATCTATGATGAATTGATGCAAGACGTCCCGTACGATCAATGGGTCGACTGGGTCAAAGCATACGTTCCGACTGGAAGTACGATTGCTGATATCGGATGTGGAACAGGTACGGCGACGCTTGCATTAGCGGCACACTATGAGATGCTCGGAATCGATTTATCGGAAGAGATGCTCGAAGTCGCGCAGGAAAAAGCGATGGAAGAGGGATTACGCATTCAATTCTGGGCGCAAGACATGCGCGAAATCGAATTGCCGACACCTGTCGATGCCGTGACGATCCTATGCGACTCCTTGAACTATCTCCGGACGGAAGAGGATGTCAAACAGACGTTTACACATGTAGCAGCAATCCTCAAAGAGGGTGGACGTCTCTTATTTGATACACACTCTCCTTACAAGATGGAAACGTTGTTCAATGGAAAGACGTACGCGACACATGCGGAGCAAAGTTCGTATATCTGGTTCGCGGATCCTGGTGAAGCACCGCTTTCTGTCGTCCATGAACTGACTTTCTTCATCGAGGAAGAGGACGGTCGCTATGAACGTGTCGATGAAACGCATCATCAGCGGACGTATCCTCCGGCACAGTACGTGACGTGGTTACGCGACGCCGGATTCCGGGTTCTCGCGGTCACAGGCGATTTTGGACCGGATGCTCCTTCTGAGACAGCCGAGCGGATTTTCTTCGTTGCTGAAAAAATGTAA
- a CDS encoding helix-hairpin-helix domain-containing protein — protein sequence MTVPRLQQIAGLVVVLLLIILLFVPLPSCSNEAMVDQPSLTDRQQEAKAEPAEKETSIRDKLIMVDVKGAVEAPGPYQFHLGDRVKDAIEKAKTTEKADIRQMNLAARLIDGQEVIVPVKKTKNQPKPTKRSKAEIPKGLIDLNAATAEQLMEVPGIGPAKAEAILAYREEKGGFATYESLGDVKGFGEKTLELLKSYLIVY from the coding sequence TTGACCGTTCCACGTTTGCAACAGATTGCAGGTCTCGTCGTCGTCCTGCTACTCATCATTTTATTGTTCGTACCATTACCCTCTTGTTCGAATGAAGCGATGGTCGATCAACCGTCCTTAACGGATAGACAACAAGAGGCAAAAGCAGAGCCAGCAGAAAAGGAGACCTCGATTCGTGACAAACTCATCATGGTCGATGTGAAAGGAGCGGTAGAAGCACCTGGACCCTATCAATTCCACCTCGGTGATCGAGTGAAGGATGCCATCGAAAAAGCAAAGACGACTGAGAAAGCTGACATTCGACAAATGAATCTCGCGGCACGCCTCATTGATGGACAGGAGGTCATCGTGCCGGTAAAAAAGACGAAAAATCAGCCGAAACCAACGAAACGCTCAAAAGCAGAGATACCGAAAGGATTGATTGACCTCAATGCGGCAACGGCGGAACAATTGATGGAGGTTCCGGGAATCGGTCCTGCAAAAGCAGAAGCAATCTTGGCCTATCGTGAGGAGAAGGGAGGATTTGCGACGTATGAATCACTCGGAGATGTGAAGGGATTTGGGGAAAAGACGTTAGAATTGCTAAAATCCTACCTGATCGTCTACTGA